A single window of Canis lupus familiaris isolate Mischka breed German Shepherd chromosome 7, alternate assembly UU_Cfam_GSD_1.0, whole genome shotgun sequence DNA harbors:
- the LOC119872641 gene encoding collagen alpha-1(I) chain-like isoform X1, with amino-acid sequence MPPSPPPPPPPPPLAGGRLPRRAGAAGPRRRPLGRRARGVLGGGGGGGGPCGCAGEAGAPPLARMRRPPPLRRAHRGAARLPRGRAGPGGVGDRLGRAGPPRPGGLHLDPRADKEATAATPTELGPPHVEPKPGWAETQAALTAPRSFWTDPSRAQGCSCPGGGRAQLQGVRPSRAPRRAPGGRSCSTRGAADPHRRRRRRAWGTKPPRAPAEWGSSGEDFPPAAPRGAPGKRSPRARTPWPGLPLGRPQLPPCRSHEAYRELVYRIRVYFSVIHRSLYLACHPRAGMIRD; translated from the exons ATGCCTCCgtctcctccgccgccgccgccgccgccgccgctcgctGGGGGCCGCCTCCCGCGGCGGGCCGGGGCCGCAGGGCCGCGGCGCAGGCCGCTCGGGCGCAGGGCTCGCGGCgtgctcggcggcggcggcggcggcggcggcccgtgCGGCTgcgcgggggaggcgggggcgccgCCGCTCGCCCGGATGCGCCGGCCCCCGCCCCTGCGGCGAGCCCACCGCGGGGCCGCGCGCCTCCctcggggccgggccgggccgg GCGGCGTCGGTGACCGCCTCGGCCGagccggcccgccccgccccggcggcCTCCACCTAGACCCGCGCGCGGACAAAGAGGCCACCGCGGCGACTCCGACGGAACTCGGGCCGCCTCACGTCGAGCCGAAGCCGGGCTGGGCGGAAACGCAGGCGGCCCTCACCGCGCCGAGGAGCTTCTGGACGGACCCGAGCCGAGCGCAGGGCTGCTCCTGCCCCGGGGGCGGCCGCGCGCAGCTGCAGGGCGTGCGGCCCTCCCGAGCCCCGCGCCGGGCCCCGGGAGGCAGGAGCTGCTCGACCCGCGGGGCCGCCGACCCGCACCGCCGGAGGAGGCGCCGGGCCTGGGGGACGAAGCCGCCGCGGGCCCCTGCGGAATGGGGGTCGTCCGGGGAAGACTTCCCGCCCGCTGCTCCGAGAGGGGCCCCGGGGAAGCGCTCCCCTCGGGCCCGCACTCCTTGGCCCGGCCTTCCTCTGGGAAGACCCCAGCTGCCGCCCTGTCGCTCCCACGAGGCGTACCGAGAGCTGGTCTACCGAATTCGTGTCTACTTTTCAGTCATCCACAGGTCTCTGTATCTTGCTTGCCATCCAAGAGCTGGAATGATTAGGGATTAA